A genomic window from Lotus japonicus ecotype B-129 chromosome 1, LjGifu_v1.2 includes:
- the LOC130730051 gene encoding putative SWI/SNF-related matrix-associated actin-dependent regulator of chromatin subfamily A member 3-like 1 translates to MDSEEDSSQQQHHLSQWDTYLVGFVTANIVGLKYYAGTISGREFVGLIREPHNAYDPNAIKVLNTRALQVGHIERAAAAVLAPLIDSHLITVEGIVPNPRSAANKFRIPCQVHVFAHSSAFAAVTDAFANSPLHLISQSDPSFTLSDSIAVKETRAENKFKSLDAVFKFVEENVKNRVLQPLQPPPNVIKTELLQHQKEALGWLVHRETSGDLPPFWEERDNSFVNALTNYQTNTRPEPLRGGIFADAMGLGKTLTLLSLIGLDLDRRENAKRGRKRTRNGGSGSGSGSGSSSEDMESDATLIVCTPSAMSTWVAQLEEHTLRGALKTYIYYGDRRTGDAEELKKYDVVLTTYSTLANELRLAEAPVKRVVWWRVVLDEAHTIKNVNAGQSQAVIALKAKRRWAVTGTLVQNGYSDLFSLMAFLRFEPFSIKNYWQSLVQRPLSQGNARGLNRLQVLMAAISLRRTKEMSSVGLPLKTIETHHIELSAEERKMYDEAKEEADAILLRYGSSEGLVYSYSAVISMILRLRQICTDFALCPSDFKSHLLPSSDIEDVSKNPELLQTLVRILQDGEDFECPICISPPTDIVITCCAHIFCQPCILKTLQRSNPRCPLCRRSLSESDLFSAPPELSNVDTTELCSSEKGLSTKAFTLIKLLTESRDQDPTAKSVVFSQFSKLLLLLEEPLKAAGFKTLRLDGTMNAKQRANVIEQFQGSEKDGPMVLLASLRTSSTGINLTAASRVYLMEPWWNTGVEEQAIDRVHRIGQKEAVKVVRLIAQNSIEEKILMLRERKQARKGFGMGMDMVVDDLRFLLE, encoded by the exons ATGGATTCCGAAGAGGACTCATCACAGCAGCAGCACCACCTTTCACAGTGGGACACCTACCTAGTCGGCTTCGTCACCGCCAACATCGTCGGCCTCAAATACTACGCCGGCACCATCAGCGGCCGCGAGTTCGTCGGCCTCATCCGTGAACCCCACAACGCCTACGACCCAAACGCCATCAAAGTCCTCAACACCCGCGCCCTCCAAGTCGGCCACATCGAACGCGCCGCCGCCGCTGTCCTCGCTCCTCTCATCGACTCCCACCTCATCACCGTCGAGGGAATCGTCCCTAACCCTCGCTCCGCCGCCAATAAATTCCGCATCCCCTGCCAGGTCCATGTCTTCGCTCACTCCTCCGCCTTCGCCGCCGTCACCGACGCCTTCGCCAACTCCCCTCTCCACCTCATTTCCCAATCTGATCCCTCCTTCACACTATCCGACTCTATTGCTGTCAAAGAAACCCGCGCTGAGAACAAGTTCAAATCGTTAGACGCTGTGTTCAAATTCGTCGAGGAGAATGTGAAGAATCGTGTTCTACAACCGCTGCAACCTCCGCCCAATGTGATTAAAACTGAGCTTCTGCAGCATCAGAAGGAAGCCCTAGGTTGGCTTGTTCACCGGGAAACCTCCGGCGATTTGCCGCCGTTTTGGGAGGAGAGGGATAATAGCTTCGTTAACGCGCTGACGAATTATCAGACCAACACGAGGCCAGAGCCTCTCCGTGGTGGGATTTTTGCTGATGCTATGGGGTTAGGGAAGACTCTAACATTGCTTTCATTGATTGGTTTGGATTTAGATAGAAGGGAGAATGCGAAACGGGGTAGGAAAAGAactagaaatggaggtagtggtAGTGGTAGTGGTAGTGGTAGTAGTTCAGAGGATATGGAGAGTGATGCAACATTGATTGTGTGCACTCCTTCTGCAATGTCTACTTGGGTAGCACAACTAGAAGAGCACACTTTGCGCGGGGCGTTGAAGACGTATATATATTATGGGGATAGGAGGACTGGAGATGCTGAGGAACTTAAGAAGTATGATGTGGTGCTGACTACTTACTCTACTTTGGCTAATGAATTGCGGTTGGCCGAGGCTCCGGTGAAGAGAGTAGTGTGGTGGAGAGTTGTTTTGGATGAAGCGCACACGATTAAGAATGTTAATGCTGGACAGAGTCAAGCTGTTATCGCGCTGAAGGCTAAACGGAGGTGGGCTGTAACGGGGACGCTGGTTCAAAATGGTTACTCTGATTTGTTTTCTCTTATGGCATTTCTGCGTTTTGAACCGTTTTCTATAAAGAACTATTGGCAGAGCTTGGTGCAAAGGCCTCTTAGTCAGGGCAATGCGAGAGGGTTAAATCGCTTGCAG GTTTTGATGGCAGCGATTTCATTACGAAGAACAAAAGAGATGTCATCAGTGGGGCTGCCACTAAAAACCATAGAGACTCATCATATTGAACTTTCTGCTGAAGAACGTAAAATGTATGATGAGGCGAAGGAGGAAGCAGATGCGATTTTGTTACGTTATGGCAGTAGTGAGGGTCTAGTGTACAGTTATTCTGCTGTAATAAGTATGATTCTAAGACTTCGGCAAATCTGTACTGATTTTGCTTTGTGCCCTTCAGATTTCAAGTCGCATCTACTCCCTTCAAGTGATATTGAAG ATGTTTCCAAGAACCCTGAGTTGCTGCAAACATTAGTTAGAATTCTGCAAGATGGTGAAGATTTTGAATGTCCAATTTGTATATCTCCTCCAACTGATATAGTAATTACATGCTGTGCTCACATTTTCTGCCAACCTTGTATTCTGAAAACTCTACAACGCAGCAATCCCCGTTGTCCTCTTTGTCGTCGGTCCCTCTCCGAATCTGACTTGTTCTCAGCTCCTCCTGAATTGTCTAATGTCGATACCACTGAACTGTGCTCATCAGAAAAAGGGTTATCTACCAAAGCTTTTACTCTTATAAAACTTCTTACAGAGTCGAGAGATCAGGATCCAACTGCAAAATCAGTTGTATTTTCACAATTCAGTaagttgttgctgttgttggaAGAACCTCTAAAAGCAGCTGGTTTCAAGACTTTGCGTCTCGATGGGACAATGAATGCTAAACAGAGAGCTAATGTTATTGAGCAGTTTCAAGGCTCAGAAAAGGATGGACCAATGGTTCTCCTTGCAAGTCTCAGAACTTCAAGTACAGGTATAAATCTCACTGCTGCGTCTAGAGTGTACTTAATGGAGCCATGGTGGAACACAGGAGTTGAGGAACAGGCAATCGATCGCGTTCACCGCATTGGACAGAAAGAGGCTGTGAAGGTTGTTAGATTGATAGCTCAGAACAGCATTGAAGAGAAAATTTTGATGTTACGAGAAAGGAAGCAAGCAAGAAAAGGTTTTGGGATGGGTATGGATATGGTAGTAGATGATCTGCGTTTCCTTTTGGAATAG